The window CCCGCGAGGATATAAGATTAAATGATCTGGATTATAGGCGGAACAACCGAAGCCGGAAGCCTTGCAGATTTTTTAAAAGCAAAAAATGAGCCCTATATAATGAGCGTTGCAACGGAAGAAAGCCGGGACTTTTTTAAAAATCATAAACTTAAAATCGGCAGAATGGATGCTCTTCAAATGGAACAATTTTGTATTGAAGAAAAAATAAGCCTCATTGCCGATTTAAGCCATCCTTATGCCCTAATCGTTTCTCAAAATGCAAAAAAAACCGCACAAAACTTGAACTTAAAATATTTACGCTTTACCCGAGGAACTTCACAATCTTCAACGGACTTAGAGCAAAATAATTTTTATATCTTTGAGGATATGGAAGGCCTTTGCTCATTTTTAAAAGAATTAAAATCTTCTACGGTTTTTTTTACGACGGGTTCCAAAACCGTTTCGGACTTTGAAGCCTTCCGCTCCTCGAACCGCTTTGTATATAGAATTTTACCTACGGCAGACAGTATCGAAAAATGTAAAAATGCAGGAGTTGCGACTCAGGACATAATTGCCATGACAGGCCCCTTTTCTCAAAATTTAAATGAAGCTATGTTTAAAGAATACGGAGCCTCCTATATTGTGATGAAGGACAGCGGAGATGCCGGAGGCACAAGGGAAAAACTCGCCGCCTGTGAAGCTCTAAATATAAAAGCCTTAATTCTCGGACGCGGAAAAGAAGAGGGTATTATCGAATTTGAAGAATTTAAAAAAGAGGTTTTAAAATATGGACATGCTTAGGATAGAGGATTTAAGCCTTTCCTACGGCGACAAACCTGTTGTTCAAAATTTAAACCTAAAGGTAAAAAAGGGGCAGGTAGTTTCGATAATCGGGCCCAACGCTTCGGGAAAGTCCACCATTTTAAAAAGCATCGCAGGAATTATAAAACCCGTTTCCGGGAAAATCTTTATCGAAGAAAAAGACATCTCAAAAATGGATTCCAAAAAACTCGCCCAAAAAGTTTCTATCCTTTTACAGCAAAATAAAAACCCTGACGATATGAGTATTGAAGAATTGGTCTATTTTGGCCGTTATCCCCATAAAAAATGGTTTGAGGGCTTTGAAGCTTCCGATCAAAAGATAATAGAAGAAGCTATGAAGCTTACAAATACATTTGCTTTGAGGGACAAAACCTTGGAAACTCTGTCCGGCGGCGAAAGACAAAGAGCTTGGATCGCTATGGCCCTTGCCCAAGAGCCTGATATCCTTTTGTTTGATGAGCCGACCACCTATTTGGATCTGGCTCATCAAATAGAATTCTTGGAGCTTGTAAACCGTCTAAACAAGGAAACGGGGGTTACGGTAGTTTTGGTTCTTCACGACTTAAATCAAGCTGCCCGTTACGGCAACTACCTTTTTGCGATGAAAGAGGGTAAAATTTTTGCCCAAGGCTGTCCCGAAGAGGTGTTGAATCCTCAAAATATTTTGAATATTTACAACATTGAAGCTAAAATCTTTAACGCTGCGGGCTATCCGGTTGTTATACCTGAAAGGAGATTGTAGTGCGTTTATGTATAATTAAACTCTAGTCAACGTAAGTTGAAAAACAAATTTTCGGAGGTTAGAAACATGAAAATTAACAAAAAATTGGTAAAAACGGTATGTATGTTTTTTTTGGCATTAAGTCTTTTAAACTGCCGATCGGAAGATAGATTTCCGATTGGACGGATGGAGGTGAACCTAAAAACTCCGGTTCAGCGGGATACTTCAAAACTGTTTTCGGACAAAGATTTTAAAACGGAATACGGATCTTCTAAGGTTGTAAGTGTAAACTTGTCGGCATTATCGGGTATTTCTGCTAAAGGTTTGACCGTAAACGGAAATACGGTAACAATAAATGAGGGAGGACAATACATCATCTCCGGATCATTAAATGATGGACAGATAATCGTCGATGCCCCCGATAATGATGAAGTACACCTCATCCTTGATAATGCGGATATCTCGAATTCTTCTATGCCGGTAATATATGCAAAAAAAGCCGGAAAAATGCTTATTACCCTTGCAAAGGGAAGTAAAAATAAGCTTAATGTAAACGGAAAATTCGCTGATTCGGATGCCGGTAAAACAAATGCCGTAATTTTTTCGCAAACGGATTTGACCTTAAACGGAACGGGAGAGCTGAATATTGAAAGCAAGTATGGAAGCGGAATTGTTTCAAAAAAAGATTTACGTGTAACAGGCGGCTCTTTCACCGTTTCAGCATCAAAACATGCTCTTAAGGGATGCGACAATGTAAGCATTGCAGACGGAAAATTTACTTTGACAGCCGGTAAGGATGGCATTCATAGTGAAAACGAAGAAAATGCGGAATCGGGAAATATTTATATTAAAAACGGAGAATTTACCATTAATGCTGCAAGTGAAGCTCTCGATGCAATAAACGATATAACGATCGACGGAGGCTATATCAATATTGCAAAAGCCGATGAAGGCATGGAGGCTCTTACAATCAATATAAATGGCGGAAAAATTATGGTGGTTTCATCCGATGACGGACTGAATGCTTCATACAGCGACAAAGAAGAGATTGAGGCAAAATTGTCGGGAACTGCTTTGACTGATAATTCTTCAAAGAAGACCGAAAAAAAAGGCCCGCCCGTTTTATCTGAATCTGCTGCAAGTACTTATGTTAATATTACGGGAGGAGAAGTAACAATAAATTCCCAAGCCGACGGGATTGACTCAAACGGCTCGGTTTATGTGTCCGGCGGAAAGGTAAATATATTGGGTCCCGTATCGGATGGTGATGCCGCCCTTGATTATGATCTAACAGCCTTAATAAGCGGCGGCGAATTTATCGCATCGGGAAGCCGTGGTATGGTACAAGGTTTTTCCGATAAATCGACTCAAGCTTCCTTTATCGCAAATTTTTCAAAGACCGTAAAAGGCGAAGTAATAGTAAGCGATAGTTCAGGTGCTGTTATATTAAAGACGAATCAGGACAAAGATTTTCAGTCCATTGTTGTAAGTTCAAAAGGTTTAAAAGTAGGTGAAACTTATAAAATAACAGCCGGCGGCCAAACGCTTACCGTAAAGATGGATTCGATCTCTGTAGGGGATAATATGCACAAAAGACGCTAAGGTCTGGTTTCGGTCTACTTAGAAAAGCCGGATTCGCAAAATGGGTCAGTCAAAAATAAGAAACCTTGAACTTTTTAATGCCGGTTATTCTTATGCGGG of the Treponema denticola ATCC 35405 genome contains:
- the cobK gene encoding precorrin-6A reductase, with the protein product MIWIIGGTTEAGSLADFLKAKNEPYIMSVATEESRDFFKNHKLKIGRMDALQMEQFCIEEKISLIADLSHPYALIVSQNAKKTAQNLNLKYLRFTRGTSQSSTDLEQNNFYIFEDMEGLCSFLKELKSSTVFFTTGSKTVSDFEAFRSSNRFVYRILPTADSIEKCKNAGVATQDIIAMTGPFSQNLNEAMFKEYGASYIVMKDSGDAGGTREKLAACEALNIKALILGRGKEEGIIEFEEFKKEVLKYGHA
- a CDS encoding ABC transporter ATP-binding protein, whose protein sequence is MDMLRIEDLSLSYGDKPVVQNLNLKVKKGQVVSIIGPNASGKSTILKSIAGIIKPVSGKIFIEEKDISKMDSKKLAQKVSILLQQNKNPDDMSIEELVYFGRYPHKKWFEGFEASDQKIIEEAMKLTNTFALRDKTLETLSGGERQRAWIAMALAQEPDILLFDEPTTYLDLAHQIEFLELVNRLNKETGVTVVLVLHDLNQAARYGNYLFAMKEGKIFAQGCPEEVLNPQNILNIYNIEAKIFNAAGYPVVIPERRL
- a CDS encoding carbohydrate-binding domain-containing protein, which gives rise to MKINKKLVKTVCMFFLALSLLNCRSEDRFPIGRMEVNLKTPVQRDTSKLFSDKDFKTEYGSSKVVSVNLSALSGISAKGLTVNGNTVTINEGGQYIISGSLNDGQIIVDAPDNDEVHLILDNADISNSSMPVIYAKKAGKMLITLAKGSKNKLNVNGKFADSDAGKTNAVIFSQTDLTLNGTGELNIESKYGSGIVSKKDLRVTGGSFTVSASKHALKGCDNVSIADGKFTLTAGKDGIHSENEENAESGNIYIKNGEFTINAASEALDAINDITIDGGYINIAKADEGMEALTININGGKIMVVSSDDGLNASYSDKEEIEAKLSGTALTDNSSKKTEKKGPPVLSESAASTYVNITGGEVTINSQADGIDSNGSVYVSGGKVNILGPVSDGDAALDYDLTALISGGEFIASGSRGMVQGFSDKSTQASFIANFSKTVKGEVIVSDSSGAVILKTNQDKDFQSIVVSSKGLKVGETYKITAGGQTLTVKMDSISVGDNMHKRR